GCGCCCGTGCCCGGACGGACCATCGACGCGCAATCGGATCACCTCTCCGATCATTAGTCGTGAACTAGCTTGCGCAGCCACGCCGTCAGGAAGGTCGGCGCGCCGGTGTGTTCGAGCGCCGCGAATGCGTCCTTCCATAGGACCGTCTGGTAACTGGGCGTGCTGGCGGTCCCAGCCTTGACGACGTAGCGGAAGACGGCTTCAATCCCGAGGATTTCCTTGAACAGATACTGCTGGACGTCGGTCTGGCGTACGTATGGCAACCCTCGCCGTTTGAAGATGTCCTTCTCCGGAGTCGTGCTTGGGTACGAGCCTTCACCTGCGGTGCACTTCGCCTCGATTACGACTGCGTGGTCGTTGTCGGTGTGGATCACGATGTCCGGTTTGATGTTGAAAGCCCACTTGAACTGGCACGTGGCCAGGAAGTCATCGTTGTCGGCGACGTTGGCATCGAACTTCGCCAGCGACCACCGCGAAGGGCTCTGGACATGCGCCGTCGACGCGACAGGCGTCCCGACTCCGAAGTGTTCATTCCACTCCTGCACCGACGCGGACTCCAGGGAAGAGACATCGTGGGTGTTGAGCAGCGCCGAGATGAGCTTGCGCTTCTTGTCGTTGTCGTTTCCGATCTTGTCCCACGCGTCCCGCAGGTAGGCGTATTCGACGTAGGCGCTCCAGGTTTCATCGACTTTGTACGGACAGTCGATCAGTTCCAGAAACCGGGGTAGGTTGTCGCCGTTCAAGAGCAGGTGGTACAGGATCGCCGCGTACTGACGCTCCTCACGGTTAATCGCCCAGTACGTCTCGCCGACCCCTGATAGCTCGCGAAAGTCCCCCATCGATTGAACGTAGCGGCGTGTGTAGCTTGCCGCCAGTCCTCGACCGTTCTCAGCTGCCTTCGAGCCAGAACCGACCAGCGAATCCGCCCCGGGCGGCGTTCTTCGCGTCCGCGGCTTCACTGACCTGCTGCAAAGAGATTCCGAGGTTGGAAGCAAGGGACCGGAGCACCTCGTAGACGTCCGCCATCTCCTCCAGACGTTCCTCGGGAGCAGCGCGCCGGAGCTCTTCCGCCTCTTCCACAATCTTCTCCAACAGCGCATCTAGGTAGCGGGTCGCATCGAGAACTTGGACGACTGGTTCTTGACCTTCCGCGCGAATCAAATCGGGTATGCCGTCCCGAACGAGTTTGCCCATTGAACTGTCCACTCCTTGTTCGATACTGCCTCGGTGGACTACTACACCAGTCACCCGACACCAGCGACCGCGTGGCGGCTTGCGGTACTCATGGGGGCCAACAGTCGCACGTACAAGTTCGCCTTAGCGGATGCGCTGCTGGAGCACGCGACCGCTGGCCGTGAGGACGTAACGCTGCTTGAACTCGCAGATCCCTACGCGATGCGCCTCGTGGAGCACGCCCAGCACCTCCCCCAGGCACCGCTTGCAACTGAGTTGGGCGATCAGGACTTCCTGCAGGTCGCGGACGAAGAGAGCAAGGCGTCTCTGGCTGCAGGGCGTCCGACAGAACGCCTCGTGGCCGCCGCCGCCCGCTCGATGCCCGGCATGGTCATGCAGAAGTTCCACAATCTCAACGGAGGCGTCCAGGTACCTCACGGGTTCTACGAGATACGCGGTCGAGGCAAACAGCGGCTGGTCGTGCTGTCCCCGGATTTGCTCCGGATCGCTAGTGAGCCGGGCGCCCGCGCTCTCCGGGGAGAGCTCGATGCCCGGTGGAGCATCGTCGAGAACTCGTTCGCCAGTGGTATCGGCGCGAGCCTGATCAATGAGGGTGTGGTCGCCGACCTCGGCCGAGACGTCATCACCGACAAGCTGCGTCGACGCTCGTTAGCGGGGGTACGAGAGGCAGTCGGCGGATTCTTGTATGACCGCTGCATCATCTGCAACATGGCGTTGGATGGCGACGTAGCAATCGACCACGTCTTCCCGTTCTCGCTCATGAGCCGTCGCATGCCGCTGGGGTGGGAGGGCTTGGACCTCGACTCCATCTGGAACCTCGCGCCGGCGCACGCCGGATGCAACGGGGCGAAGAGCAACCGCCCCCCTAGCTCCGAGGAAGTACATCGGCTCGCCGATCGCAATGCGGCGATCATGCTCTCCCCCCATCCGCTCAAGCGGACGCTGGAGCGCACCCTGCGGGCGCGGGGGTACGCCGGGGGACCCAATGACTGGTACCGGTTCCTACAGCGCGTGCTGAGGGTCTAGGGCAACTGCATCTGATCGCGACTGGACCCAACGATCGGATCGCCTATCCGATCATCCGGCGAAGTGGATGCATGAGGAGGAACGTCCTCCTCATCAATGAGAGTGAGTCCTTTCGCCGCAAGATGGCCGACTCCGTAAGGCCAGACTCGCATGCGGCGCGGAGTAGGGCGACAATGGGACGGTGAACGAGTCATTTCCCTACGACGCCCGTTATCACAGCAGCGGCTCGATCGGCGCATCGGGAAGGTGCTCACAGCACGGAATCGATTCGTGCGCAGAACCTGCAGTGATCTCGTTCCAGGATCGGCACCGGCGCTGGCAATCGGGCTGTGAGCGTGCGCTTGAGGAGTTGGTGGCTCGTGGAGAAATCTCGCCGCCTCGTAGCTGAGTCCTTCCGCCGCGATCAACCTTGGGCAAGGCTTACACCGGCATGGATGCTGGCGGCGGCGGATGCGGCGCCCAGCATGGTTCAACTGGACGGGACTACGTCGACGAAAGCGAGACTGCTCGGTCTGGTCGTCGCGCGAGCAGCGAATCTTCTTTTGTGATCGACGTCGACGGAGTCGCGGTTGCTCGTCAACGAGCTCTTTCTTTCCACGCGCTGCACATGAAGCGCCGTGGGCGCGTCGCTCCACGCGTTCGCCGAGGCGCTCGGGACCTTCGTTATCGAGTGCTCCTTTGCGGGATGTTCTCCGACTTCGACCTCTGAGCGAACCACGACCCCAAGGGGGTTCCAGCACCACTGCTGGACTGCCATTCTCAATCGCATGCGATTCAGTCCGATGCGCAGCCTCGACGCTTGCACGCCTCCCGACACCCGTTCTGCACAGGCGGTAGGGGGAGGGCATGGGTAGTCACAAGCCGGCGACGAGGTGGCTGGACCTACACGAGCTCGTCCGCACCGGCTTGAAGGTGCACGACGCTGAGCAGTACGGCAGGTTCACCGCGGCGCGCCAGGCTGCGATGGGGTACAAGTCCGGGTCGTGGTATGACTTCGCGCCTCTCGGTGTGAGGGCTGAACCATTCGTCGTCGACTTCCTAGCCGACACCGGCGACGGGTTCGACGCCACCTATGCGATGGCTCGGTGCCTGACTTCGGCATGCCTTCCAGAAGCATCCAAAGACCGCGGCCGCCACGCAAACCTGCTCATGCTCGGCGGGGACGAGGTCTACCCGACGCCGAAGAACGAGAACTACGAGTACCGCCTCAAGCGGGTCTTCGAGACAGCCCAGCAGGATGTCACAGAGGACCTCGGCTACATTGCCGCCATACCCGGCAACCACGACTGGTATGACGGGGACCTCGGCGAATGGATGAAGATCTTCATGACAGCGTCGACCTCCGCCGAAGACCGGTATGCCAACACTCCCGTGGTACCCGTTCCCGTCCTAGACGCGGAACGCGTCCTGGGACGTCACCCCTTCCAGGACCGCTCGTACTTTGCCGCTCAGCTGCCGCACGGGTGGTGGCTCTGGGGCATCGACACGCAGTTGGACGCCACCATCGACGATGAGCAGCTCCAGTACTTCCACAGTGCTCGTCGCGCCGTGACTGGCGACCAACGCGTCATCCTGTGCACCCCGAAGCCCTCGTGGACCGAGCTACCCACCGCCGCCGAGAGCACGGCCGGTCGAGCCGCCGACGAGGACAGCCTTCGAGGGCGTCTGGCCACCTTTGTGCATAGGCTCTTCGCCGACCCGGCGGCCGGACCCGCGGTGGATCCGTCCAACACCCCGGGTCGGCTCGGGCAGGTGCGGCTGCTCCTCAGCGGAGACACTCACCATTACGCGCGGTACCGGAGCTCTGGCGACAAAGCGGAGGATGCGCCCGAGCATCTGGTGACCTGCGGAGGCGGTGGAGCGTACCTGTCCTCCACGCACCACCTCCAATGCTCGCTGTCGATGCCATGGGAACTGACGGAGCCGGGAACCCCGTACTGGCGCGAGTGCGAGTACCCATCTCAACACGAGTCCCGCAAACTCGCCCGGGGGTGGTGGCGGATCCCGATCGCGAACGGGGTACTCACACCGGCGTTGGTGCTGCTGATCTCCGGCGCGCTCCTGGCTGCGTTTCGAGGGTGGTGGCCGGTCTGGGCGAACGTGCTCACGGTAGTCGTAGTTGCGGGGCTGGCGGTGTCCTTGGCGCGAGCCTTCGCGCCAAGGCACCTTACGAGACGGCGTCGCACGCTGGCCGCGGTCGCCTTTGGTGCGGGCCACGCGCTCGGGTACGCGGCACTCGCGGCGGGCGCTTCGGCCATTCTGGAACGCGGAGAGACGGAGACCGGCGCGACCGCCCAGAAGGCGGCTAATGCGCTGTGGGAGTCTCGACCAGGTGGTGAGGTGGCCGAAGTGGTGGCGTGGCGTCCACCGGAAGGTTTCTCGGAACTGCTGGTGGCCGCTGCGGTCGCCCTGGTGGTGCTCCTGGTCGGTTCCTGGCTGGTGTTCGGAAGCTACTGGTGGGTGGCAGACAAGTTCGGGTGGCATGAGAACGAACTGTTCTCCGGCATGAGGCTGGACTCCTATAAGGCATTCGTCCGGCTCGTCATCAACCCTCCCGACGTCGGACAGACGGCGGGGAAGGTCACGGTCATGGTGTACGGAATCCGCGAGGTGCCTCGGACCCGTCGCAAGAAGAAGTTGGACTACCGCCATGACCCGCGCGTTGAGATCATCGACACGTTCGTCCTCGACCCTTGATCCGCTCACCCTGGTAGCGGAAGCGCGGAGCGGGCTGTCCGCTGCTCCAGGGATCGCGAGCATCTGACCGGGATGGCAGATGCTGGCTGAGCTCCGGGTTCGCGCTGATCATCGATGTCTGCGGCCCGGACTCGCCGGCGCCCCCGGGGATTCACAACAGAGGCGATTGGCAACGCAGCGGTTCTTTTCGACCGGGAGGCAACCCTTACTGGGTGAGCATCGCGGCTCGGGCGAACCGGGCTGCGGCCTGCGCGTGTTGCCAGATGTCGGTCTCGAGGTGCCGGCTGGTTGCGCCCTCCGAGCCAGGCGGCTCTGACGGACGCCAATGGACGCGTTCGACGAGGCTCCCGAGACCTTCGTCGTACTACCGACAGGTAGGAACCACGGCCACGGCCGGAGCCGCGTCAACTCCGCCCATCCTGACGCCGGTATGCATTTGCTGGCACTTTGCTGGCGCGCGTGCGGCGAGCAGACCCGAATCCCACACGCCGCCCCCAGTCGTGGGAGATGTTGCCGCAAGACGTCTTAGTCCCAGCCGGCAGCCTTTGCGAACGCACCCCCAAGAGCGATCACGGTGCTGAGCGCCCCCAGCCAGGCGAACGACGCACCGACCCGACCCCGGATCGTCGTGCCGCGCCACGCCAGCACAAACCTCGACACCGCCTCCGCCTCCGTCGCAGGCACGAGCGGCGGCCGCGGCTCAATCAGCAGATGCCCCAGCACTTCTGCGAGCACCTTCCGATGCGCGCCCCAGATCTCCGGAGGGACGCCCAGCAGCCACGGCGTCGGCAGAGAAGGGAAGTCACCCTCCAACTCGCCAACTAGATGCGCGTCGTAGTCCAGCACGGCACGCCACCGCGCACGAAGCGCCAACGTGTGAGTCCGCGGCCGGTACCTCAACAGGTTCGTCTCCGCCCGCGCATACCGCTCAGGCGCGTTATCCGCCCCCTTCATCATGTCCAGACCGGACGGCAACTGATACGCGCCCCACGTCGACGACACCGCCCGAGCATGCCCATGAAACCTCACCCACAGCTTCACCAGGACAGCAACGGCGAACGCCAACAGGACCGTGGCCACCCACCACCAGGTACCCGGCTCCGGATCGCCCCACGCAAGCCACGAGATCATCCGCCACGCGACTACGAACGCAAGCAGACCCAAGACGATTCGAGCCGCCTCCAGCCGCACAAACCAACGATTGCACTTCCGCAACCTGGCCAGCGCCCGACCGCCCTGGTCCGGGTACCGCTCGTCGACATCGGCAACCAGCGCAGCCTCGCTCTTCGCCCGGTGCTCACGAAGCTTCGAGACGACCTCCGACCAGAGACCCGCGGAGGAGCCCCCGACGGGTTCCCCGGCGTCATCGGTCGCCATGGCCCAAGCGTAGTGGCGAGGAAGCGTCAGGTCATCAGCACAGCTGCCGGCACCCACTGGCGGACTCCTGATGGAGCATTTTGTCGTGGATCGACACCGTCCCCCTAAGCGCATCGAGAGCTGATCGACCTCGCTACAACCTGCAACGCCTTTAAGCCGGCTACCTCGCGCGGACACGCGACTGGCAGCCACACTCCGGCTACCGCCCGAACATCCTCCATCCGGAGACCGAAGACCTCCTGAACGTCGGCTAGCAGCGTGCGGCGACCTCCAGCAGGAGAGCGTATCCACCGCGACGCCAGCGGTTGCTTCGATGTGCGACTATCCGCCGCCTGGCGGCGTGCAGCCGATTTTCAGCGGAGCCAACCCATCTGGAATCGGGAGGTGGAGTGCTTCTACTCTTCAACTGTGAGCACGTGGTGCCCCAAAGCTGGTTCGCAAAGGCGGAGCCGATGCGCGGGGACCTGCATCACCTGTTCGCGTGTGAGTCCCGGTGCAACAGCTTCCGCGGCAACACCCCGTTCACTGAGTTCACCGACTTCCCTCCCCCCCGGGCCCTCCCCCGCTTCCCCGGATCGTGCGCGGGCGATGGCTGCGGTGCGCAACGAGTGCGGGAAGCCCACCTCGGCGGGGTTCGAACCGGTCCATGGCAAGGGTGCGGCGGCACGGGCCAGTTTCTACTTCCGCATCCGCTACCCCGGCCACATCTCCGAGGAGGAGCTGTCCTCGACGGGCTGGGAGGTGCTGCTGGCCTGGCACGAGCAGGAGCCGGTCTCGCAGTGGGAGCTGCACCGCAACGCCGCCATCTTCGAACGTCAGGGCAACCGCAACCCCTTCATCGACCACCCCCTAGTGGGTGCCCGACGTACTGCTGCTGACCCGCTCGGCCCCTTGATCCTTCGCCCGTCGTGGGGCATGCGTTGGTGGTGATCGGATTGGTTATCGATTACGGCGTCTCGCGGGCGTCGAGACTTTGGCCCGTGGTCGTTTTATGCAGGCCGACGCCGGCGCCTGGCCGCGATGCTCGCACCGTGCGCGCCACGCTGGCGTTATCGTCGAGTGCCGCTCACGGCAAGCTGGCGACCACGGCGCGCCACGTACTGAGCCACGACGCAGGTCTGCCGCGCGTTCCCAGACACGGCGGCGCCTATCGCGTCCGACGGCGCGGATCGGCTGACTGCTCTCCACGCGGACGCGACGCCGGGCCACGAATCTAGCGACGCGGTGGCCGAGCATGCCTAGGCCACGGGCACCTCTGCGAAGGATTAGTCCGAGCCGCCACGCGTGACGACCTCGCGGAGCGGTTCGCGCGCATCGCCGCCGAGCACGGCTGGGAACCTGCATCTGCGTGTCCCCACATCTGAGTCAGGCCGCGTAGTTGACGTCGTAGCGCTCGAGGGTTGACCGGAGACCTACACCGAGCATCCGCGGTGGGCTCCGCGCTGGACCATCCGGCGTTCCGTCGGGCGTCGCGTTACCTAATCATGGGCGGTGGCCGATGCTCGTGGACGCCGGTTGCCCTCGTTCCGTTGGAGGGCTCAGCCTCGCCATGTGATGGACCGGCGCGCTGCCTCATAGATGGCGTCGAGGGTTGCGGTGTCGAGGATGTCGCCGTGGCCGAGGAGCCACTTGGGGAGGTTGTTGCGCCAGGTCACGGAGACGCCGTCGGGTTGGGTCTTGATGACGACGTCGGTGGCGTTGACGGTAACGATGAGCCCTTCCACGTGGACGGGGAACCCGCAGGCGACGGTGAGGAGTTTGGCGGCGCGCTCGGCTTCGTAGCGGGCGTTGCGGATGTAGGGAACCCTGGTGCCGTTGACCATGAAGGTGTTCCCCCCGACCCAGATGTTGGCCTTGGGGTGGTTCTTGGCGTTGACGGTGAACACGCCGCCGGGGCCGACGATGAGGTGGTCGATGTCGGAGCCCCGGTTGCCGATAGGGATCGCGTGGACGGCCCTCCATCGGGGGTCCTTCTTGGTGGTCTTGGCGAGTTGAGCGGCGACCTTCTCTTCGCCGTCCGCGCCGATCCGCCAGGCACGTTCGTTGGTGTGGACCCCGAGGACGCGGGCGAGGGTCGTCTTGACCGGGGCGGCTTCGCGCGCGGCTTGGGCCTGTTCGCGGGCTGAGGCTCCGGGACGGTTAGCAGCGAGGTCGACCCAGGGGCGTGCCGCGCCCCCCGCATCGGGTGCGGGGTTGACGTGGGCTCCGACAGGCAAGGGCCCCAACGCCGCCGCGGGCTCGGGCCCGGGCGAAGGCGTCACCAGAGTCGGGTCACATGTCGGCGCAGGAGCCTCAGCAGACTGCCCCCCGTCGGCCCGGGCTCTCCACGTGGTGACCGCTGTGATCAACGCCCGTTCACCCTGCGGGGACTCCGCGTGCCCTGTGTCCGTCAACAGGTCCCAGAACCCGACCTTGCTGCCGTCAGGACGCTCCACGTACAGCCGGTCCTTGCCGTAACGCCGCCACCTCGTGACCTGCAAATCCCCCGCATCCATGTTCTCAATCATCGGCTGCGACTGGCTTTCATGACAGAAAAACGGCCACAACGGACTGATGGGGGTCGGTGATGGGCCATTGTCCACGGACGCGAGCGGACGCCAGGGCTCGGCAGACGGGGCTGGGGTCTAACTGCTTCATCTGGAGTGGACGTGGTCGCGTCAGACCCGCCGCCGACCCTTCGAAATCGCTCGGCCCGGAGGCGGGATGACCACGAAACCCGAGCTGAGGCGCCGCGAAGCGCACCGATTCTGTGCCGACTACCGAAGGGAACATTTATGTTCTCGTGCCAGCAGTGGTCGTCGCGAAGTCTGTGGCGGTGCCCAATACAAAGGCTCAGACCCACCGCTCCCTGCCCGAAGCAGCGGCCCGATCTCTCGGGCACACGTTGCGCAGGCGGAGAGACGACGCCGGCCTCACGCAGGAGACTCTTGCCACCCGCGCCGGGGTGTCCGTCCAAATGGTTCGCCGCCTAGAGGCCGGCACCTCGAACCCGACCCTGGGCACCCTCTACGCCATCGCGACGGCCCTCGACGTGGCTTGGCCCGACCTGCTTGTCGAGGTCGAGCTCTGATGCCCGGCAGAGTCGATTACTACTTCGGAGAACTTCCCGGACACCCAGTTGGAAGCACTTACCGCGGGCGTAAGGAAGCAATGTGGGCAGGATTGCACGACAACTGGGTTCCGGGAATCTCAGGCAACGGCGACGTCGGAGCCAACTGCATTGCTTTAAATAAGGGCTACGTTGACGACGAAGATCACGGCGATTGGATTCTGTATACGGGGGCGGGGGCAAATGATTCCTCGACTGGGCGTCAAATAGCAGATCAGGACATTAATCATCGCCATAACGCTGCCCTTGTGTACAGCGAACAAAATGGGCTGCCAGTTCGCGTGCTACGGGGACCAAAGGGCGAGAGGCCATATGCCCCTAGCGTGGGTTACAGATACGACGGCCTATATAAGGTCATTGGGCACTGGGCCGAGCCGGGGCGGGATGGGTATCGCATCTGGCGTTTTCGCCTTTCCCGACTGTCTCCTGACGAGGCGATCGCTTGGACGCCAGGGGAACAACGTTCCGCAGGCACCGAGATGGCCCAGAGGTCATCGAGCACTGGTTCCGACGCAACGGGGCAGACGACTGGCGCGCCCACCGGAAATCAGGAGCCCGGCCGCGCGAGTGGCATCGTTCAACGCATCGTTCGATCAACCGCAGTAAGTCAGCATGTGAAGGAACTCCACGGTCACCGGTGCCAAATGTGCGGCCTGAAACTCGACCTCTTAGTCGGTCAGTACAGCGAGGGTGCCCACATTCGAGCACTCGGAGCACCGCACAATGGGCCGGACACTATTGAAAACGTGCTTTGCCT
This DNA window, taken from Nocardioides sp. HDW12B, encodes the following:
- a CDS encoding nucleoside triphosphate pyrophosphohydrolase, which translates into the protein MGKLVRDGIPDLIRAEGQEPVVQVLDATRYLDALLEKIVEEAEELRRAAPEERLEEMADVYEVLRSLASNLGISLQQVSEAADAKNAARGGFAGRFWLEGS
- a CDS encoding nuclease-related domain-containing protein; this translates as MIENMDAGDLQVTRWRRYGKDRLYVERPDGSKVGFWDLLTDTGHAESPQGERALITAVTTWRARADGGQSAEAPAPTCDPTLVTPSPGPEPAAALGPLPVGAHVNPAPDAGGAARPWVDLAANRPGASAREQAQAAREAAPVKTTLARVLGVHTNERAWRIGADGEEKVAAQLAKTTKKDPRWRAVHAIPIGNRGSDIDHLIVGPGGVFTVNAKNHPKANIWVGGNTFMVNGTRVPYIRNARYEAERAAKLLTVACGFPVHVEGLIVTVNATDVVIKTQPDGVSVTWRNNLPKWLLGHGDILDTATLDAIYEAARRSITWRG
- a CDS encoding helix-turn-helix transcriptional regulator; its protein translation is MPNTKAQTHRSLPEAAARSLGHTLRRRRDDAGLTQETLATRAGVSVQMVRRLEAGTSNPTLGTLYAIATALDVAWPDLLVEVEL
- a CDS encoding endonuclease, coding for MAAVRNECGKPTSAGFEPVHGKGAAARASFYFRIRYPGHISEEELSSTGWEVLLAWHEQEPVSQWELHRNAAIFERQGNRNPFIDHPLVGARRTAADPLGPLILRPSWGMRWW
- a CDS encoding HNH endonuclease domain-containing protein, with translation MDYYTSHPTPATAWRLAVLMGANSRTYKFALADALLEHATAGREDVTLLELADPYAMRLVEHAQHLPQAPLATELGDQDFLQVADEESKASLAAGRPTERLVAAAARSMPGMVMQKFHNLNGGVQVPHGFYEIRGRGKQRLVVLSPDLLRIASEPGARALRGELDARWSIVENSFASGIGASLINEGVVADLGRDVITDKLRRRSLAGVREAVGGFLYDRCIICNMALDGDVAIDHVFPFSLMSRRMPLGWEGLDLDSIWNLAPAHAGCNGAKSNRPPSSEEVHRLADRNAAIMLSPHPLKRTLERTLRARGYAGGPNDWYRFLQRVLRV